From the Actinopolymorpha singaporensis genome, the window CGATGAACTGGTTGGGGCTGATGGACCGGTGGGGATCGACGGCTGCTGACCGGAACTGACCGGAACTGACGGGAACGCGGCTGGTGGTTCGCCAGCCTGGTGTCCCGACTCCGCCGAGGAGCTCTCGAAGATCTGGGCTAGGACGACTGTTCGACGGCCGTGAGCCTCCTTCGGCTCGGCGTCTGGGCGCCCGAGCGCCGGGCGGCGGAACGCGACGACTCGGTGGTGCCGCCCCAGACGCCATAGGGTTCAGGGCGCTTCAGGGCGTGCTTCTGGCATGGTGTGCGCACGGGACACCGGTCACAGATCGCCACGGCGCGGGCTTCGCGGGCCAGTCGTTCGTGCTGGGACTCCCCTTCGGGTCCGTAGAAGAGTTCGGCCGGCTCGTCACAGCACGCCGCCTGTTCGTGCCACTCCAGGAACGGCTCGACGACGATGAGGCGGCGGCCGCCTGGACGGGTGGATCGCTGTCTGATGGGCATGGGTCACCTCCTTCTCCGAGTTGTGACGTCTCACAACTCTCGACGGTTGCCTGCCCTGGCGATCTCCTCGGTTTCTGTGCACAGCACAAAGTCGACGCATCTACGCGATGGAGGCTCGCCGCCTGGAACATCGGCCCGCCGGCAACCGCGAATCACCGCCCGACCAGCGCCGGGGACGAACCGGTGACGGTTACGGAGCCAGGGGCGGGGTGGGGCGGGGCGGGGGTTGGCCGTCAAGCGCTCGAACACCGCCGAGCTCGGTCGGGTGGTGTCGATGGTCCCCGTGTGATGACCTCAGCGGCCCGGGACGCCGGATCGGCGGCCCGGATCGCGATTCACCCGACCCAGTACGTCAGACGCACCTCATCGGCGCTGGTCAGGCGTACGGGCTGATCAGACGTACGGGCTGGTCGGACGTGTGGTGTGCCTCTCGGAGTCCGATGATGCCGGTCAGTCGAGCGGCCAGGTGTGCACGGGCGCGTTGGTGCGCATGTGCTCGACGTACCGGATGGTCATCGCCCGCAGGGCATCCAGCCGGGAGAGTCCGCTGCCGTCGTAGAGCCGGTGGAACACCGCAGCCTGCCACTCCGCGCCGTTTCGGCCCGTACGGCAACGCTGCTCGACGACGCCGAGCAGCCGGTCGCGATCCGCGGGATCGACTCCCCAGCGGTCCAGGCCTTCGTACGCCAGCGGCAACAGGGTGTCCAGGGTGAGTTCGGCCGCCCCGACCTCGCCGAGGCCAGGCCAGTGCAGCCGGGCACCGATGCCGTCGCGCGCACCGCGCAGGAAGTTGTCCTCGGCCGCTTCGAAGGAAAGCCGGGTCCACACCGGCTGTTCGTCCGCCGCCAGTCGCCGGACGAGGCCGAAGTAGAACGCGGCGTTCGCCATCGTGTCGATGACGGTCGGGCCGGCCGGAAGGATGCGGTTCTCGATCCGCAGGTGCGGGCGGCCGTCGGCGACGTCGTAGACCGGGCGGTTCCAGCGGTAGATGGTTCCGCTGTGCAGGGAGAGTTCGGCGAGTCGCGGGGTGCCGCCCTGGTCCAGGACCTCCAGCGGATCCTCGTCGTCGAGGTCGGGCAGCAGCGGCGAGAAGTAGCGCTGGTTCTCCTCGAAGAGGTCGGTCACCGACTCCAGCCAGCGTTGGCCGAACCACACCCGCGGCCGGACGCCCTGCTCGGTCAGCTCGACGCTGCGGGTGTCGATCGACTGCTCGAACAGCTTGATCCGGGTCTCGCGCCACAGCTCCTTCTGGAACAGGAACGGCGAGTTGGCGCACACGGCCACCTGTGGGCCCGCGATGGCCTGGGCGGCGTTCCAGTAGACCGGGAAGGCGCCCTCGCTGACCTCCACGTGAAGCTGGGTGCTCGTGCAGGCCGACTCCGGCACCACCGAGTCGGAGGTCAGATCTAGCTTCTCGACGCCTTCGAGGCTGATGTGGATGTTCTCTCCACGCTCGGCGATGATCTGCTCGTTGAGGAGCCTGTAGCGGACCTTCGGCGACAGCGTCTCCGCGCCCATGTGGTCCGGGGTCACGGTCGGCAGGATCCCGACCATCACCACCTCCGGACCGACAGCCCTGGCCTTGGCGCCGGCCGTCTCCAGTCGGGCCACCAGGTCGTCCTCGAACTCCCGCAGCGCGCTGCCGCGAAGGCGGCGCGGCTCGACGTTGATCTCCACGTTGTACTGGGCGAGTTCGGTCTGGAACGACTCGTCATCGATCGCGGCCAGCACCTCGGTGTTGGTGAGAGAGGGATCACCACGCTCGTCGACGAGGTTGAACTCGATCTCGAACCCCGTGAACGGCCGGCGTACCTCGAATCTGCCTTCTTCGGACATTCGGACGAATGCACGCAGACATCTCCGCAGCTTGTCGCGGAACAACGCCCGGTCCTCAGGGCTGAAAGAGCGGGGCTTGATGTCCTGGCCCATCGATTTCCTCTCCCAAGGGGGGCCGGCCTCGCCGGAGCCTCGTACCGAAACTTATCTGCCGTGGGGCCCGGCCGCGCACTCAGGAGCGCGAACCGCGGCTCGGATGTGGGCAGGGCAGCGGGATCGCTGCTCGGAGCACTCATGACCCGACCACGGGAGGCTCCCACGCCTCGGGCGGGATGCCGCACCGCAGGACCTGCTCGATCAACCGCGCCATGGAGTAGTCGGGGTCACCGGCGTGCACCCGCTCGAGGGCACAGCGGGCCAGTGCTCCCTGTCCCTGGAGCCAGGCGGCGAACGCCAGCAGCGCCGCGGGTGCGACGTCGTGGGGTGGGACCGTGCGCCGGACGACATCGGACCAGAACTCGACATGGCGGCCCGCGGACTCCCTGGTGATCCGGGACCAGAATGCGTCCCGTACGGCGACATCGCTCACCCCGACGGCGACCCGCGCCACCTCCTCGTCGCTGAGCCGATCGCCTCTCCCGGTCCGGGCGAACAGCCCGGCCGCCACGCCGGCTCCCACCGAACCGCCCGGACCGGCGGAAAGCACCCGGGCGACGGCCTGCTCGGCAGCCTCCCGCGCGGCGCCCGTCGGCGGCGCGACCGTACGACGGAACTCCTCCTGCCCGGCGAGCGCGACCTCTCCCCTGTAGATCGACCGTGCGGTCAGCGGATGGGAGGCGAGGTCGTAGAGCTTTCCCTCCGGTGGGCAGCACGCCGGGTCGGCGCAGACGTCGGACCACCATCGGCGCCCGTCGGCGACGATGGCGTCCAGAACCGTCACGTCCACGTCGGAGAACGCAGCGACCGCCGCCCGCAGCGCCGGGGTGGCGCGCGCTCTCGTGGTCGTGTAGGCGACCAGCAGGCAGTACCGGACCTCGCGGGCGAAGACCAGGCAGGCCAGGCGGTCACCGGCAGCTCGCAGCTCCTGCGGGGTCAGATCCGGCTCCGGGAGGTCGGCCCGGGCGGTGAGGGTCAGCTCCCGGTCCTCGTCGAAGGTCAGCGTGACCAGGCTCTCCTCCGGATGGAACCCCACGAGGAACGGGATCTTGGCGAGGACGTCCTCCGGCCCACGCAACGTGAGCCGGTCGGTACCGGTTGGTGTGCTCATGCCCTTGAGCGTGTCAGCGGCCCGATCATCTCGGCGCGCTCGCGACCGGCCCTGGGGACAGCCGCGCCGATCCGGCGGCTGTGGACGAGAACCCGGCAGCCGCCGACCGGGTTCGCCCGGCTGTCCGTGCGGATTGGCAGGATGGCGGAGTGCGCAGCGTGCCCAGCATCGTCCACCTCGACCTCGATGCGTTCTTCGCCGCGGTCGAGCAGCGGGACAAGCCCTCACTGCGCGGCAAGCCGGTCATCGTGGGCGGGGTGGGCACCCGCGGCGTGGTGGCCACCGCCTCCTACGAGGCGCGGGTGTTCGGCGTCCGATCGGCCATGCGGACCGCCGAGGCCCGTGCGCGCTGCCCACACGCGGCGTACCTCACCGGCCGGTTCGCCGCCTACCGCATCACCAGCCGGGCGGTGATGGCAGTACTGCGGGAGATCTCTCCGCTGGTCGAGCCGGTCTCCCTGGACGAGGCATACGTCGACCTGGCCGGTGATGCCGGTCGCGACCTGTCCGCGGCCGGGGTCGAGGAACTGGCCGCTGCGTTGAAGGAGCGGGTGCGGGAGGTCACCGGCGGGGTCACCGCCTCCGTGGGGGCGGGCACGTCCAAGCTCGTCGCCAAGATCGCCAGCGACCTGCGCAAACCCGACGGGCTGCTGGTCGTGGAGCCCGGTGCCGAGACCGACCTGCTCCATCCGATGCCGGTCGGTCGCATCCCCGGCGTCGGCCCGGCCACCGCCGAGCGGCTTCGCCGGATCGGCGTACACACGGTCGGCGAACTCGCCCGAGCCGGCGAGCCCGACCTGGTGGCGGCACTGGGCCAGGCGCACGGGCACGCGCTCGCACGGCTCGCCATGGCCGAGGACGACCGCGCCGTGGTTCCGCTGCGGGAGTCGAAGTCGATCAGCGCCGAGGACACCTTCGAACACGACATCGTCGACCCGGCCCTGCTGTCGGCCATCATCGACCGGCTCGGTACCCGGGTGTGCGAACGCCTGACCCGCGAACGCCTGTCCGGGCGCACCGTGACGGTGAAGATCCGGCTGTTCGACTTCACCACCTACACGCGGTCGGCGACGCTGGCCGGGCCGACCGACGACGTACGGGTCGTCAACCGGCTCGCCCGCCGGCTGCTGGCCGAGGTGGACACCTCCGCGGGAGTGCGCCTGCTCGGAGTCGGGGTGTCCGGCCTCGCCGACTGGGTGCAGGAGGATCTGTTCGGGTCGGCGGCCGACGTCGACCTCGCAGTCGGCCCACGCCCCAGGGCCGCGGCTGACGTCGACCTCGTCGAGGCGGTGGGCAGACCCCCGGCAGCGCGGAGGAACCCGACCGCCGACGTGCGGGCCGGGCCGGGGCATGGCGCCGAAGCCGGACCCAGGAGTGACCAGCGTGTTCCTGGCGAGCCGAACCCGCCCCGGTGGTCGCCGGGACAGGACGTCATGCACACCGAGTTCGGTCCCGGCTGGGTGTGGGGCGCGGGTCTGCGCCGGGTCACCGTGCGGTTCGAGACCGCCGCGACCGGGCCGGGGCCGGTGCGCACCTTCGCCACCGACGACCCCGACCTCGCCCCCTACACCCCGCTCACGTGGGACCCGGGCCTGCGGGTCAGTCCGAAGAAAGCACGTCCTGCTTCTCCAGCACCGTGACCGGCGCCGACCGGCCGCGGGTCACCGTGGCCGGACCGAAGTTCTGCCGGCCCTCGCCGGGTACCTCGAACCACCCCGTCCACTGAACGTCGACGTGCACCAGGTACTGGCCCGGCTTCTCGAACCGGTGGGTGACGTACTCGTCCTCCGGCACCGAGTCCGCGTACCGCTGCCCCGGCTTGTCGGTGTGGGTGACCGCGCTGCTGTCTCCCCACCGCCACACGAACCCGGTCGCGTCCGCGTGCACATGGATCGTGCGGCCGGAACCGTCCGGCACGGAGCGGTCAGCGTCGTAATGGATCGCCTGGTTGGCGTAGAAGATGGTCGGGAAGTTGAGCAGCGTGTGGCCGTTGCCCGGACTAACGCCGACATTGGCCCCGGGCAACCAGCCGTTGATCAGCCAGCGCTCCACCTGTTGCGGTGTCACCGGCGGAGGCGGCTGGTTGGGGTCGGTCGCGCCGGAGCAGCCGGTGCGCACCAGCTCCCAGGGGCCGTCCTTCTCCCACTGGACGTAGTAGCGCATCATGATGCCCTTTTCGCCGCGCGTCTTGCATGCCTGAGCGGCGTTCATGCACATCGCGTTCGGGTCGTTCGGCGGCGGGCCGTTGACCATGCACGCCGGCGTGGCGTAGGTGTCGTACGGCTGCTTCTGCGGCGGGCCTGGGTTGTCCGGCCCACCGGGACCGCCGGGCCCTCCCGGACCTCCCGGGCCACCAGGCGTCTCCCCGTCACAGTGGTAGTGGCCCTTGTCGTCGATGGTGCAGTTCGCGTAGGCGGTGCCAGTGAGCGCGGGTACCCCCAGCAGAACGATTCCCAGCGTCAGGACGAGGGTGCAGGCCGACCGCAACGCCGTTCCCCCGCGCCAGCCGCCCGCCAGCGGCCGTCTCAGTTGACGTCGAGATCCTTGACCGTCCAATGGCCCTTCCCCTTCGCGAGCGTGAAGTCGAACAACAACACGCGGCCCTGGTCCGGCTCGGGAGTGGCGCCGCGCTTGGAGACGATCTTGTGCGGGTTGACCTTGACGTAGGCCGACACCTTGACCGGGTCGGTGCCGGCGGGCTTCCCGAGCTCGGTGATGTGCCAGGTTGCGTCGCCGACGAAGTGGCCGCCGTTGGCGTGGAACGTCGTGAGCGACTTCGCGGTGTTCTGGCAGAAATCGCAGTCGGGGGCGCTCATCGCCCGCATTCCTGCGGCGTCGCCGGTGTTCATCAGCTGGTTGGCCGCGGCGATGTACTGACGGACGAAGGCGGCGGGCTCGGCGGCGGAGGTGGGAGAAGGCGACGCGCTCGGAGTTGGGGTCGCGGTGGGAGTCGTCGACTCCTTCGAGAGTTCGGATGGTTGCGGAGAGTCGCCACCACATCCCGTGAGGCCCGTCAGTCCGGCGGCAGCAACCACCAACCCCGCTATGACGTGTCGCACGACTACCCGCCCAACCGACTGCCCAGCAACAACCGGCAGACGCTCGCCCACCTGACTGGGCAGCACCTGCGCACGTAGAACAACCGGAAGGTACCACCTAAATCGGACAGGGTGGAAGGTGATCGGCGGGGAGGGCGCCGGGAGGATTCGAGGGGCAGGAGGACGCCCAGCGCACGAGACGAGTGACCACACTGGGTGAACGGGGCAGCTGGACGCGTGCTGCGAAGGGCGCGGAGCCTGCGAACGAACGCGCCGGCGTCAGCTCGCGAGTGGGTACACCGACAGCGAGTTGGCCGACATCTCGATCAGCGTCAGCCTCCCCGACCACTCACTGCACACCACCGCCGCGCCGTCGAGCACATGGTCGAAGCCGAAGCCGCCGAACCACCGCGCCCGGTCGTCGGGATTCCCGCTCGCCACCGCGTCGGCGCGCAGGAAGTGGTCGCGGAGGTACGCCAGCCAGGACGCCGCCTCCTCCGGCGGTGAGCCGTCACCGAACGCGGGCTCGAACACCGGGACCAGGGCGCGACCGCTGTCGGCGGGACGCCACGGGCACCACAGACCCGGCTGGCCCGGCGCCGGCTCGGCGTAATGCGTGAGGTCGAGCCCGGGATCCAGGCACTCGGCCAGCGGGTTGCCGGGAACGGCATACGGGCCGTCGGGGCGATGCCACCGGCGGGACTCGGTGAACGCGGCCAGATACTCGAACTCCTCCGTGCGCAGGGGCGGATCGACGAGCACCCGTCCGACGATTCGGAACGTCTCCGGGCCCTCCTCGCCCGTGCCGGCCCTGCCGACCGCGCCGACCACGCCGGCCCTGCCGCTGCCACGCTTCATCCGCCGTCGCTCCTCCGCACTGGGTCCGTGTGATCAGGACTGGACCGGGACCTGTCCAGGACTGGATCGGGCACCGGATCAGGACTCGTCAGGACTACGCCCTCGTCCGAGAGCATGCCGAAGATCGACACACGGTGCGACCGGTCATCCACAGGGCGCCACCTGTGGACAACAACAGCGCGCCACGACGTGAGCACGGCACGCTGTGCCGATGATCCCCATCACCGACCACGACCCGGCCGCCCCGGCGCCGGGCGCCGCTCGGGGCGCCACTCGCAGCACCGCGTCGGGCACCACCTCGGGCACCACCTCGGATGGTCCGGGCGCCCCGCCCACTCCCGGAGCCGCGCGCGACCCAGCCACCCTGCTGCGCCGGCTCGGCCGGCACGTCCCGTTCGGCACCGACCGTGTGCTGGTCGGCGTGGTCCGCCTCTCCCGCGGCTACGTCGAACGCGCCGGCTGGTGCGCCGCGACCACCGCGCCGGTGCCCGCCGCCGACCTGCACGCGGCCGTCATGGCCTGCCTGGCCCCGCTGGCTCCGCCACGGCCGGCCATCCCGCCCACCCACGCGGTGGCGATGGTGCGCTGTCGCCGCGGCCGGGTGGTCTGGCTGCCCACGGACGACGCGTGGGTGTCCGCACTGGTCGCGGAGGCCGGGCGACGCCGCCTCCCGGTCGTCGAGACGTTCCTGCTCACCGAGCACGGCTGGCGCTGCCGGACGGGCACGGCGGCGGGTTCCGTACCGGCCCTGGACCGGCCCTGACCGTCCGAACGTCAGGCCGGCACGGCAAGCTGGGTCCATGTCCGCTCCGGTCCCCTCCACCCGCGTCCGGGTCGTCGTCCACGGCGCCGTCCAGGGCGTCTTCTTCCGCGACACCTGCCGGCGCACCGCCGGCGAACACGGCGTCGCCGGGTGGGTACGCAACTGCCCCGATGGTTCGGTGGAGGCCGCCTTCGAGGGCGGTCCCGACCAGGTGCGCGCCCTGGTCGCGTGGTGCCGGTCCGGTCCGCCCGCGGCCCGAGTGGACAAGGTAGAGGAGTTTCCCGAACCACCCGAAGGCCTCATCGGCTTCGAAATCCGCCGGTGACCTCGGCGGAGGTGTCGTGAGCGCACTCAGCGTCTGTTCAGGTGCGCGGGGCAGACTGATCTCGTGCGAATTCTCGTGGTGGACGACGACCAGGGCGTCCGTGACTCCCTGCGGCGCTCGCTGGTCTTCAACGGCTACGACGTCGACCTGGCCGAGAACGGCGAGCAGGCACTCCGCCGGGTCGCTGCGTCCAGCCCCGATGCGGTCGTGCTGGACGTGATGATGCCCCGCCTGGACGGGATCGCCACCTGCCGCGCGCTTCGCGCCACCGGCAACGACGTGCCCGTTCTCGTCCTCACCGCGAGGGACGCCGTCGCCGACCGGGTGGCCGGCCTCGACGCCGGCGCCGACGACTACCTCAGCAAGCCGTTCGCGCTGGAGGAACTGCTGGCCCGGCTGCGGGCGCTGATGCGCCGCTCCGCCCCGGGCGCGGACAGTTCGGTGCTGTCGTACGCCGATCTCACCCTCGACCCGGCGACGCGGGAAGTCCGCCGCGGCGACCGGCAGATCAGCCTGACCCGCACGGAGTTCTCCCTGCTCGAACTCTTCCTGCGCCATCCCCGGCAGGTGCTGGAGCGGTCCCAGATCCTCGAGGAGGTCTGGGGATTCGACTTCCCCACCTCCGCCAACTCCCTCGAGGTCTACGTCGGGTATCTCCGCCGCAAGACCGAGGCCGGTGATGAGCCCCGGCTGCTGCACACCGTGCGTGGCGTGGGCTACGTACTCCGCGACACCCCACCATGAGCCGGAACGACCAGAGAACCCCCTCGGCCACCGGTGGAGGCGCTACCCACGAGGGAGCCGGCGCACGGACGACGACCCAGAGCCGCCTGCGCTCGGTCAGCCTGCGCAACCGGGTAGGACTGCTGGCTGCGTTCGGGGTGGGGATCATCGTGGTCCTCGTCTCGCTCGCGGCGTACATCACCGTCCGGGTGTCCCTGCTCGACCAGGTGGACGCCAACCTGCTCGACCGCGCCCGCGCCGCCGCGGCCGGTCCGCTGGCCGACCAGGGCGTGCTCGCCCGGGTGCCGTCGGAGGCCCTCGGCGCGGCCGACGTCCGGATCGCGCTGCTCAACGCGAACGACAGGTACATCTCCGCGAACGACCACGCGGGCAACCCGATCGCTCCGCCGCTCGGCGCGGCGGAGCGGGAGGTGGCGAGGGGCGAGGTACCGGAGAGCGTGCGCACCGCGGCGATGGGCGGTGTGAGCTACCGCGTGGTGGCGGTGCCGGCCGGACGCGAGACGGGCTGGGCGCTCGTTCTCGGCCAGTCACGCGCGGGCACCGAGGACCTCCTGTCCCGGCTGGGCTTCGTCCTGTTCCTGGTCGGTGCGGGCGGGGTCGCGGTCGCGGCGTACGCCGGTGTCGCCGTCGCCCGGACCGGTCTGCGCCCGGTGGAGCGGCTCACCGCCGGAGCCGAGCACGTCGCCCGTACCGGTGAGCTGCGCCCCATCCCGGTACAGGGCGACGACGAGCTCGCCCGGCTGGCGCACGCCTTCAACTCGATGCTGTCCGCGCTGGCCGCGGCCCGCGCCCGCGAGCGCCGGCTGATCGCCGACGCCGGCCACGAGTTGCGTACGCCACTCACCAGCCTGCGGACCAACCTCGACCTGCTCGCCCAGAGCGAGGCCCGGCCCGGCCTGTCGCGCGAGGATCGGGTCGCACTGCTGGCCGACGTACGCGCCCAGATGGCCGAACTCTCCGTTCTGGTGGGCGACCTGGTCGAGCTGTCCCGCGAGGACCCGCCCGCCACCGCGCACGCGCCCGTCGAACTCGCGGACGTCGTGGCCACCGCCGCCGAGCGGGTACGCCGCCGAGCCCCCGCCGTGTGTTTCGACGTCGAGACGCAGCCCTGGACGGTGTTCGGTGATTCCCAGGCTCTCGAGCGGGCGGTGACCAACCTGCTCGACAACGCCGCGAAGTGGAGCCCGCCCAACGCCACCGTGACGGTGCGCCTCCGCGGCGGAGTCCTCACCGTGGCCGACGAGGGTCCCGGAATCGCCGAAGTCGACGCGCCCCACGTGTTCGAGCGGTTCTACCGGTCCACCGAGGCGCGGACGATGCCGGGATCGGGTCTCGGCCTGGCGATCGTCAAGCAGGCCGCCGACCGGCACGGGGGTACGGTCAGTGTCGGGCGCAGCCGGCACGGTGGGACGCTGATGACTCTCGTCCTGCCCGGGATGAACGCCCCGGCGCAAGCCCCACCGGTTCGCCCGAGCCCGCAGCCCCCGCCCCCCGCCGACGAGCCGCGCCGGAACCGCTGACCTGATTTCTTCGCCCGCTCACGGGGGGCTCTCAGTCCGCTCTCAGCTACCGGGACAAATCTAGTAACCATGAACGAGACGACACCTACGCCGGGTCAGCCGGACCGAACCGACGGGACGGCTCCCGCTTCTTCCGCGCAAGAGCCGGCTGCCGCGCGCCCGGACGGCCAGCCGGTCTCGTCCACGGGTGGGCGCGAGGACACCACTCCCCTGCCCCCGCCGCACGCCGGCACCCCGACCCAAGGCGGCGGCTCGCCGTACGGAGAGTCGTTCGCCGGCCACACCGCGTACGGCCCGAACCCATACGGCCAGGCGTACGCCTCCTCACCCCAGCCCGGCTCCTACGCCGGTTCTTACTCCGGCGGTCACGGCGAGCCGCCC encodes:
- a CDS encoding DUF6318 family protein, which gives rise to MRHVIAGLVVAAAGLTGLTGCGGDSPQPSELSKESTTPTATPTPSASPSPTSAAEPAAFVRQYIAAANQLMNTGDAAGMRAMSAPDCDFCQNTAKSLTTFHANGGHFVGDATWHITELGKPAGTDPVKVSAYVKVNPHKIVSKRGATPEPDQGRVLLFDFTLAKGKGHWTVKDLDVN
- a CDS encoding WhiB family transcriptional regulator, coding for MPIRQRSTRPGGRRLIVVEPFLEWHEQAACCDEPAELFYGPEGESQHERLAREARAVAICDRCPVRTPCQKHALKRPEPYGVWGGTTESSRSAARRSGAQTPSRRRLTAVEQSS
- a CDS encoding response regulator transcription factor; protein product: MRILVVDDDQGVRDSLRRSLVFNGYDVDLAENGEQALRRVAASSPDAVVLDVMMPRLDGIATCRALRATGNDVPVLVLTARDAVADRVAGLDAGADDYLSKPFALEELLARLRALMRRSAPGADSSVLSYADLTLDPATREVRRGDRQISLTRTEFSLLELFLRHPRQVLERSQILEEVWGFDFPTSANSLEVYVGYLRRKTEAGDEPRLLHTVRGVGYVLRDTPP
- a CDS encoding DUF4192 domain-containing protein, which codes for MSTPTGTDRLTLRGPEDVLAKIPFLVGFHPEESLVTLTFDEDRELTLTARADLPEPDLTPQELRAAGDRLACLVFAREVRYCLLVAYTTTRARATPALRAAVAAFSDVDVTVLDAIVADGRRWWSDVCADPACCPPEGKLYDLASHPLTARSIYRGEVALAGQEEFRRTVAPPTGAAREAAEQAVARVLSAGPGGSVGAGVAAGLFARTGRGDRLSDEEVARVAVGVSDVAVRDAFWSRITRESAGRHVEFWSDVVRRTVPPHDVAPAALLAFAAWLQGQGALARCALERVHAGDPDYSMARLIEQVLRCGIPPEAWEPPVVGS
- a CDS encoding acylphosphatase, whose amino-acid sequence is MSAPVPSTRVRVVVHGAVQGVFFRDTCRRTAGEHGVAGWVRNCPDGSVEAAFEGGPDQVRALVAWCRSGPPAARVDKVEEFPEPPEGLIGFEIRR
- a CDS encoding glutamate--cysteine ligase produces the protein MSEEGRFEVRRPFTGFEIEFNLVDERGDPSLTNTEVLAAIDDESFQTELAQYNVEINVEPRRLRGSALREFEDDLVARLETAGAKARAVGPEVVMVGILPTVTPDHMGAETLSPKVRYRLLNEQIIAERGENIHISLEGVEKLDLTSDSVVPESACTSTQLHVEVSEGAFPVYWNAAQAIAGPQVAVCANSPFLFQKELWRETRIKLFEQSIDTRSVELTEQGVRPRVWFGQRWLESVTDLFEENQRYFSPLLPDLDDEDPLEVLDQGGTPRLAELSLHSGTIYRWNRPVYDVADGRPHLRIENRILPAGPTVIDTMANAAFYFGLVRRLAADEQPVWTRLSFEAAEDNFLRGARDGIGARLHWPGLGEVGAAELTLDTLLPLAYEGLDRWGVDPADRDRLLGVVEQRCRTGRNGAEWQAAVFHRLYDGSGLSRLDALRAMTIRYVEHMRTNAPVHTWPLD
- a CDS encoding HAMP domain-containing sensor histidine kinase yields the protein MSRNDQRTPSATGGGATHEGAGARTTTQSRLRSVSLRNRVGLLAAFGVGIIVVLVSLAAYITVRVSLLDQVDANLLDRARAAAAGPLADQGVLARVPSEALGAADVRIALLNANDRYISANDHAGNPIAPPLGAAEREVARGEVPESVRTAAMGGVSYRVVAVPAGRETGWALVLGQSRAGTEDLLSRLGFVLFLVGAGGVAVAAYAGVAVARTGLRPVERLTAGAEHVARTGELRPIPVQGDDELARLAHAFNSMLSALAAARARERRLIADAGHELRTPLTSLRTNLDLLAQSEARPGLSREDRVALLADVRAQMAELSVLVGDLVELSREDPPATAHAPVELADVVATAAERVRRRAPAVCFDVETQPWTVFGDSQALERAVTNLLDNAAKWSPPNATVTVRLRGGVLTVADEGPGIAEVDAPHVFERFYRSTEARTMPGSGLGLAIVKQAADRHGGTVSVGRSRHGGTLMTLVLPGMNAPAQAPPVRPSPQPPPPADEPRRNR
- a CDS encoding DNA polymerase IV gives rise to the protein MRSVPSIVHLDLDAFFAAVEQRDKPSLRGKPVIVGGVGTRGVVATASYEARVFGVRSAMRTAEARARCPHAAYLTGRFAAYRITSRAVMAVLREISPLVEPVSLDEAYVDLAGDAGRDLSAAGVEELAAALKERVREVTGGVTASVGAGTSKLVAKIASDLRKPDGLLVVEPGAETDLLHPMPVGRIPGVGPATAERLRRIGVHTVGELARAGEPDLVAALGQAHGHALARLAMAEDDRAVVPLRESKSISAEDTFEHDIVDPALLSAIIDRLGTRVCERLTRERLSGRTVTVKIRLFDFTTYTRSATLAGPTDDVRVVNRLARRLLAEVDTSAGVRLLGVGVSGLADWVQEDLFGSAADVDLAVGPRPRAAADVDLVEAVGRPPAARRNPTADVRAGPGHGAEAGPRSDQRVPGEPNPPRWSPGQDVMHTEFGPGWVWGAGLRRVTVRFETAATGPGPVRTFATDDPDLAPYTPLTWDPGLRVSPKKARPASPAP